The Cyanobium sp. Tous-M-B4 genome contains a region encoding:
- a CDS encoding glycine zipper domain-containing protein, which yields MNAETPPRAASPEGFRDRFETLIPTIQREWPAVARQTLEATRGSFDEVVEVISSQTGRTASAVKDQLLDLLEVAGDQTSRLADNLAPLEAQLENLLDELNTTLRPRIEKPVRERPLMAIGIATGVGVLLGLLLASGRRSS from the coding sequence ATGAACGCCGAAACGCCTCCCCGCGCCGCCAGCCCCGAGGGCTTCCGCGACCGTTTTGAGACCCTGATCCCCACCATTCAGCGGGAGTGGCCGGCGGTTGCCCGCCAGACCCTGGAGGCCACTCGGGGCAGTTTTGATGAAGTGGTTGAGGTGATTTCCAGCCAGACCGGCCGCACCGCTAGTGCGGTCAAGGACCAGCTGCTCGACCTCCTCGAGGTGGCGGGGGACCAGACCAGTCGCCTGGCGGACAACCTGGCGCCCTTGGAGGCTCAGCTGGAAAACCTGCTCGATGAGCTCAACACCACCTTGCGGCCTCGCATTGAGAAGCCGGTGCGGGAGCGTCCACTGATGGCGATTGGCATCGCCACCGGCGTCGGGGTGC